Within the Thermosynechococcaceae cyanobacterium Okahandja genome, the region TCGCCGCTTTATTGAGCTATACAACTTGGTGTTTATGGAGCTTAACCAAGACGATCAAGGGCGGCGCACCCCCCTCAAGGCCAAAAATATTGATACGGGCATGGGGCTAGAGCGGATGGCCCAAGTGTTGCAGGGGGTTGCCAACAACTACGAAACGGACTTAATTTTCCCGATTATCGAGGCGGCGGCTCAGCAGGCGGGCATTGCCTACCGCAAGGCAAAGGCGGCACAGCAAACCTCTCTGAAAATTATCGGCGACCATACTCGGGCGGTGGTGCACTTAATTGCCGATGGGGTCAGCGCCAGCAACGTGGGGCGGGGCTACGTCCTACGGCGGCTGATCCGGCGCATTGTTCGCCACAGTCGTTTGCTGGGTATCGAAGAACTGGTAACCCCCACTGTGGCTCAGGTGGCGATTGAGTTGGCCGCTCCGGTGCATCCCAATGTGGGCGAACGGCAGGCGGTAATTCTCAGCGAGCTACAGCGGGAAGAGGAGCAGTTCCTGAAAACCCTTGATCGGGGTGAAAAATTATTGGCGGACATGCTCACCCCCCTCAAAACAACAAAGGGCAAAAAGCGCAGCAAGCCCCAACTGGCGGGTCAGGACGCCTTTACCCTCTTTGATACCTACGGCTTCCCTCTAGAACTGACCCAAGAAATTGCCGCCGAGCAAGGCATTGTCGTTGATGTGGCCGGCTTTGAAGCCTGTATGGCCGAGCAGCGCCAGCGCTCCCAAGCGGCTCACGAAACGATTGATATTACCGTCCAAGAGGGGATTGATTCCCTTGCAGCGCAACTGCACCCCACCCAGTTCTGCGGCTACGACCAGTTTGCCCTGACCACGACCGTGAGCGCCCTGCTGGTGGACGGGCACCCCGTGAAGACGGCCACCGCTGGCGAGGCGGTGCAAGTCATCCTCGAGCAAACCCCCTTTTATGCTGAATCGGGCGGCCAAATTGGCGATCGCGGCTACCTCGCGGGCACAGACTGTGTGGTACAGGTTACGGATGTGCAAAAGCAAAAAGAGGTGTTTATTCACTACGGTAAAGTAGAGCGGGGCACCCTGAACGTGGGCGATCGCCTCACTGCCCAAATTGACCTGAGTTGTCGGCGGCGGGCACAGGCGCACCACACGGCCACGCACCTGCTGCAAGCGGCGCTCAAAAAACTGATTGACGAGAGCATTTCCCAGGCCGGATCGCTGGTGGCCTTTGATCGGTTGCGGTTTGACTTTAACTGCCCGCGCCCCCTCAGCCGCGATGAACTGCAACAGATCGAAGATCAGATCAACACGTGGATTAGTGAAAGCCATGCCACCCACGCCCAAATCATGGCCTTACCGGAAGCCAAAGCGAAAGGGGCGATCGCCATGTTTGGAGAAAAGTACGGCGAGCAGGTGCGCGTCCTAGATATTCCGGGGGTGTCCATGGAACTATGCGGCGGCACCCATGTGAGCAATACGGCTGAAATTGGCCTTTTTAAGATCATTAGCGAAACTGGCGTGGCCGCGGGTATTCGTCGCATTGAAGCCATTGCGGGGGCTGCCGTGCGGGATTATTTGCACCAGCGGGATACGATTGTCCGCGACCTGTGCGATCGCTTTAAGGCTAAACCGGAAGAGCTACTCAGTCGGATCAGCCAACTCCAAGAGGAACTGAAGGCCACCCAAAAACAACTGGCACAACTCAGTGCCGAGCTTGCGTTGGCCAAAACCCAAGCGCTGCTCGATCAGGTGCAATCGATTGCCGGGGTTTCTGTCCTAATTAGTCGCCTAGAGGGCGTGGATGCCCAAGGGTTGAAAACGGCGGCGGAGTGGCTGCTCAGTAAACTGGGGCAAGGGGTTGTGGTT harbors:
- the alaS gene encoding alanine--tRNA ligase, giving the protein MTSSRSSSAPVTLSGDRIRQKFLDFYAAKGHTILPSASLIPEDPTVLLTIAGMLPFKPIFLGQQAPSVPRATTAQKCLRTNDIENVGRTARHHTFFEMLGNFSFGDYFKAEAITWAWELMTTVYGLPEERLVVSVFEADDEAFDLWHRQVGLPKARIQRMGEESNFWTAGPTGPCGPCSEIYYDFYPEQGLEGIDLEDDRRFIELYNLVFMELNQDDQGRRTPLKAKNIDTGMGLERMAQVLQGVANNYETDLIFPIIEAAAQQAGIAYRKAKAAQQTSLKIIGDHTRAVVHLIADGVSASNVGRGYVLRRLIRRIVRHSRLLGIEELVTPTVAQVAIELAAPVHPNVGERQAVILSELQREEEQFLKTLDRGEKLLADMLTPLKTTKGKKRSKPQLAGQDAFTLFDTYGFPLELTQEIAAEQGIVVDVAGFEACMAEQRQRSQAAHETIDITVQEGIDSLAAQLHPTQFCGYDQFALTTTVSALLVDGHPVKTATAGEAVQVILEQTPFYAESGGQIGDRGYLAGTDCVVQVTDVQKQKEVFIHYGKVERGTLNVGDRLTAQIDLSCRRRAQAHHTATHLLQAALKKLIDESISQAGSLVAFDRLRFDFNCPRPLSRDELQQIEDQINTWISESHATHAQIMALPEAKAKGAIAMFGEKYGEQVRVLDIPGVSMELCGGTHVSNTAEIGLFKIISETGVAAGIRRIEAIAGAAVRDYLHQRDTIVRDLCDRFKAKPEELLSRISQLQEELKATQKQLAQLSAELALAKTQALLDQVQSIAGVSVLISRLEGVDAQGLKTAAEWLLSKLGQGVVVLGTQPSANKVNLIVTASADVVQRGVHAGQLVAELANVCGGGGGGRPHFAQAGGSAPEKLAAALELAHTRLTALLES